AGAactcatatttttctttgttttttttctgtataGCCCCTCCAATGCCTGAAACTGTTGAATTTGAGTTTCTCTAAGTATCTTAAAGAGATTCCAGATCTCTCAAAAGCAACGAGCCTCGAGGAATTGCATCTCAGTGACTGCAAAAGTTTGTTAGAGCTCACAAGCTCTATTGGCAATGCCACTAAGCTCACAGTCTGCAAACTTAATGGTTGCTCGCTTTTGAAGGAGCTCCCTTCTTCTATCAGATGGTTAGTCAATCTCGAGGAATTAGACATCTCTGACTGCCAGAATTTAAAAAAGTTCAGTGGTTGCTCGAGTTTGATAAAACTAGATATGAGCTTTACTGAGATAGAGGAAATGCCATCATCAATCAGCACTTGGTCTCGTCTATATCAATTGAATCTTGCAGGGTGTTCAAACATCACAGATTTCCCAAATGTTCCTGACAGCATTGTAGAGTTGAATTTGTGCGGTACAGGGATAGAGGAGGTTCCTCGATGGATTGGGAAGCTATTTTGTCTGCGTAAACTAATGATGTATCAATGCAAGATGCTGAAAACTATATCTCCAAACATATCTAAGTTGGAGAATCTTGAGTTTCTTGCTCTGAGTAGCTGTGATTTTGGTGAAAATGATGCCTTATTTGAAGCAAAAATCGAGTGGGGCTTTGACGCAAAATGCCGCTGGAGTTTCCGATCAGACCTCAATGTTCACTACATTTTGCCGATATGTATACCCGATAAAGCTCGTACATCTCCAATATCATTACGCCTCCGCAGTAGTTGTCACAAGACTATTTCAGATTGCATCGGACATCTCTCCGGACTAACTAAGCTCGACATCACAGAATGTAGCAAGCTCGTATCACTTCCACAGCTTCCAGGTTCCCTTGTATCTATAAATGGAGAAGGTTGTGAATCCTTGAAAAGAATAGGCTCTTCTTTTCAAAATCCAAATGTTTGCCTAAACTTTGCTAACTGTTTCAACCTGAATCAGAAAGCTAGAAAGCTCCTCCAGACATCAGCCTGCAAATATGTGATCTTACCAGGTGAAGAAGTGCCTGCACACTTCACTCACCGAGCTAGTTCTGGTTTCCTAACGATCAATTTGACTCCAAGACCTCTTCCTTCACCCTTCAGATTCAAAGCTTGCATCCTGCTGTCAGACAATACTAATCTCGAGGATCATAATGATGATGATCTCTCTGTCAGCTGTAGATCAATCCTGTTGGGTGTGTCTTGTCGGCTCAGCTGTAAACATAATGGTCTCTCTGTCCGCTATAGATCAATCCAGCTCCATCATATGCCAGATCTCTACGGAGATGAAGAGCATCTGTATATATTTGAGGATTCTTTCTCTCAAAACCAGGATTATCCTGAAGCCGAAGAAACCACTTTGAGCGAGCTTACTTTTGTGTTCAGAGTCCATGATAAAACCTGGAAGATCAAAGGCTGTGGTGTACGACTTTTGGAGGAGGTCCCTCAATGTATTCTTGACagaaatgaagatgatgatgatgataatgatggtGACGATGATGAAACTGATGATGACGATGGCGAAGACTGTCTCAACCTGAATCAAAAAGCAAAAAAGCTGATACCGACATTCAATTGCGAATATACGCTCGTTCCAGGTAAAGAAGTGCCTGCAGACTTCACTCACCAAGCTACTTCAGATTCATTAACGATCAATGTGACTCCAAGGTCTCTTCCTTCACTCATCAGATTCAAAGCTTGCATATTGCTGTCAAGAGACTATTATGAAGATAATGAAGAGGGTGCGCCTCGGCGCTCCAGGGATCTCTTTGATCTCAGAGATGAAGAGGAGGATAATAGTCTATTTATTCACTTGCATTATAAGGGGGTACAGAATGGCCTCACTGTCTCAATGGGATCAAACCATCATGATATGCCTTATCTACACGGATTGGAAGACCGTCTGTATAAATATGAAGATTATTTCTGGCTAGACCATGATTTCCCTGGATCCGAAGACACCACTATCAGCAATCTTGTGTTTCAGTTCGAAGTCTCTTATGAAAAATGGAATGTGAAAGGCTGCGGTGTACAACTTTTGAGGGAGGAAGAAAGTGCAGATGACGATGATGGTGGTGCTGACAATGATGACTTTGAGTATGATACagaggatgaagatgatgaatttgGTGATGGTGACAATGATGACTTTGAGGATGACATAGAGGATGAAGagaatgaagatgatgaagttggtgatgatgataatgaagaAGATAATGTAGATAACATTcaaaaaggagaagaagctggacGTGAAGAGGATGCAGAGACGAGGAGCAGGAAACGAATGAGGTTTAGCCTTTGGTAGGTATTAGATTTGAGATCTTTCGAGTTCaatcaaaaatacaaaaccACTGTACAACAACGCAAGGCTATAACAAAACTGTAGAGTCAACTAGAGCTCAACCGTCATAGGAAACAACTCTTTTTTGTTTCACATTCCGGATGAGCCAACTCGTAAGTGGGTAGTTCAAAGAGGAATATGGCATGTTGATGATTGTTTAATGTTTGTATCTACATGGGATCCTAAGGGAATTATTACCGTCCCCAAGATATCTACAATCCCGGTCTGGCTTACTTTGAAAGGTATTCCCCACCAGCTTTATTCAAAGAAAGGTATAAGCTGGATAGCTTCAGGTATAGGGGCACCGATGCTCACTAGCAAGCCTTGGTTGGACCCTATTCTGATGGGTGAGGTAAAAATAATGGTTGAGGTAAGCTGGACAGGCCATTTCCTCAAAGTGTTGCACTTGAAGATGAAAGTGGATCAATATCAATGGTTTCTGTTATCTACTCATGGCTACCTTCGGTGTGCCCTAAGTGTGGACAGCTTGGTCACAAAGCAACTAGATGCCTTGGTCTTCCTCCGATCCCAAGCAGTAAGGTTTCTTAATTCTCTGCAGTAAAAGTAATCTCGGGTACACATGATGAGCTGTTGTCTACTATCAGTACTGACTTTGTACCTGAAAAAACTAATGCTACTTTTCAGTCTCCCAAAGCTATTGAAACAGTCCCTTTAGGATCCAAGGAAAGTCCTGAAATTACATCCTTTGATTCTCAAGGGTgcattcttcttgatcatgaaAATAATGATCTAACTACAAATGACAATTCTGAAGTTGGAGAGCGAAGAAGTGAActcaccactgtctcctctgTCTCAGTTGTGGCTGTGAACACTCCAAAAAACTCCTCCACTGAAGATGTTCCTGTGGCTGGTGCGTCAATGGAGACTGCTCTTGTTACTGCTCTTGACACTGATGTCTCTGATGGAAAAAATATCCCAACATCTACTGTAATGGCTGCCTCTTCTAGTGAAGAAATCTCTGAACAGGTTGGTGTCTCAAAACCTGTTGAGTTCTCAATGCATTCTCCGCCACAAATTTCAGATGCTCCTCTAGAGCAAGTTGATAATGTGGTTGACAATACTTTCACCTCTCCGACTTCTGTACCTTTTGTTCATCACAACTTATTTGGTGTACTGGATAATGACGAAGCCAGTGAACCACAAGCTGTTTCACCAGCTATGGAACTTGTCTTCATGAACTCTCCATTACCGTCCTCAGCTTCTGCCCCTCACGATACTGCCCCTGGACTATCTCGAGACTTAGTAGAAGACTCGACACAAAGGTCACGTGGTGGTAGGCCATTAAAGCCTTCTCAAAGACTGAAAGACATGGAATGATTCACAGTCCCAGTCAAAGGAAGAAGGGGTAGAGGTAAAGCTCCTTAACACTAGCTTCACAGCAATATATGTTGTTAAGTGTCGAAATTGCTGGGTTGCTTCCTTGTTTCTCAAGACTTAAAGTCTTATGTTTGAAtggttttattttgaaaaggtCCTATGACCTTATATCTGTAACTTTTCTAGCATTTTAATTGAAAGCCtatcgtcaaaaaaaaaaaaaaaactagagctTCAACCGACCGTGCGGacctaaatttttatattttgtttgttctATTCAATTACTTATTTCAAACTCATATGTATTGTTGCTtcttgctatatatatatatatatatatatatatctatttatatatatatatataagatttgttGGATTTGTGCTTAATTAGTTGACAAACTAATATATGCAAAgttcaaaaaaattgaaaattattttatattttcttatctattattaaaactaatcaATAGTacgaaaatattatttagtaaatttttatttgaattttatgaaagttttaaaatattcatgtaCACTAATCTTTGAGCATTCAAATTAGATAAATGATGAAATAAACGAttgaatattatattaaatttttatttttgtttttaatatgtaGATTTGAAGGTATATTATTAGAACATAAGTTCTTATGTAATATAATTCAAacacatataaatttaaattgggATTTACATAATATAGAAATCTTCTTatctattaaaacaatatatatatatatatatatatatatgtatcttatAAATGGTTCAGTATAGTATGTAAATATCAAATGGATCATTACTAGTTAGTATTTCatattgttttcaaaaagtATATGAACTGATTTTCTTGGGAATAAAACATATGTATGTTTCTAAATCTAACAAagacttttatatttttttttctttttttattgtcGATTACTTTTTTATACCTATGTTACAAATGTACAACTTTGATGTAATCATAAACGTTTTAaggatatgatttatattttaatgctatatataatgtaattctataattttatagattaaatttttatttgttataaatTGTTACTAAACAATAATATAACTTCTAATTcggaaaaataaatttataatttgaaataatcaaatagataacaccctgaaaaatatatttttaattttaaaattttgcatgcaaaatattttttaaatttatttatttatttcttttgtcaccagcataatttttttaatatatattacttaacatttatttagttagacaatagaatatataaatgtttaggATGCATTTATATTTCTCTgttgtgtttaaaaatattatttagcatctataattttaatatagaggaggattttata
This genomic stretch from Raphanus sativus cultivar WK10039 chromosome 3, ASM80110v3, whole genome shotgun sequence harbors:
- the LOC108847595 gene encoding disease resistance-like protein DSC2, whose product is MAENTNNLCEKLHFLTISLYIKCQRLAVFTRLLLFSDAISSSYLKSFVIIIFVLLLFMASSSSLSRGWLYHVFLSFRGEDVRKGFLSHVRKELKRKGIIVFVDEKIERGESVGPVLVAAIRESRVAVVLLSRNYANSSWCLDELVEIMKCRKEHQQTVLTIFYEVDPSDVRKQTGDFGKAFDESCVGKTEEVKQAWRQALNNVAGIAGYHSSNCDNEADLIDKVASNVTAVLGFTSSKDFDDIIGMGGRIVEIKSKLSLQPEDASKVIVLVGPPGIGKTTTARALYSQLSPGFPFSTFLENIRGSYDKPFGDNYRLKLHLHQNLLSQLLHQRDIEVRHLGMAQEMLSDKKVLVVLDEVDSWWQLEATAKQRGWVGPGSIIIITTEDRKLLQTLGLGNNHIYEMKFPTTIESLEIFCQYAFGEKSPDKGFERLAWEVTGLAGDLPLGLSVMGSYLRGMSMDYWINALPRLRSSLESEIESTLRFSYDVLSDKDKNLFLHIACFFSRCKVDTVKRCLEKSGLEVNHGLQVLADKSLISIEEGCIKMHSLLATMGREIVKKESPEEAGNRKFLMDPKDISDVLEDNTGTGKVLGIALFTNEKIQISKSAFEGMNNLQFLDVSSWGLCIPDGLNSLPDKLRFLHWNGCPLRLWPSKFSGKLLVELIMQHSSFEKLWDGIKPLQCLKLLNLSFSKYLKEIPDLSKATSLEELHLSDCKSLLELTSSIGNATKLTVCKLNGCSLLKELPSSIRWLVNLEELDISDCQNLKKFSGCSSLIKLDMSFTEIEEMPSSISTWSRLYQLNLAGCSNITDFPNVPDSIVELNLCGTGIEEVPRWIGKLFCLRKLMMYQCKMLKTISPNISKLENLEFLALSSCDFGENDALFEAKIEWGFDAKCRWSFRSDLNVHYILPICIPDKARTSPISLRLRSSCHKTISDCIGHLSGLTKLDITECSKLVSLPQLPGSLVSINGEGCESLKRIGSSFQNPNVCLNFANCFNLNQKARKLLQTSACKYVILPGEEVPAHFTHRASSGFLTINLTPRPLPSPFRFKACILLSDNTNLEDHNDDDLSVSCRSILLGVSCRLSCKHNGLSVRYRSIQLHHMPDLYGDEEHLYIFEDSFSQNQDYPEAEETTLSELTFVFRVHDKTWKIKGCGVRLLEEVPQCILDRNEDDDDDNDGDDDETDDDDGEDCLNLNQKAKKLIPTFNCEYTLVPGKEVPADFTHQATSDSLTINVTPRSLPSLIRFKACILLSRDYYEDNEEGAPRRSRDLFDLRDEEEDNSLFIHLHYKGVQNGLTVSMGSNHHDMPYLHGLEDRLYKYEDYFWLDHDFPGSEDTTISNLVFQFEVSYEKWNVKGCGVQLLREEESADDDDGGADNDDFEYDTEDEDDEFGDGDNDDFEDDIEDEENEDDEVGDDDNEEDNVDNIQKGEEAGREEDAETRSRKRMRFSLW